The genome window CGAAAGATGGAGCGGCTCCACCGGGCCGGCTCCACCTTTCTCGCCCACAAAGGGTCACCCCGCGCAGATGCTTTCCACACCTTCTGCGAAACCACACCCTGGCTGCACGACTGCGCCCTCTTCCTGGCGTTGAAACGCCATTACAATGGCATCCACTGGGAGCAGTGGCCCCGGGAGATCGCCTGCCCCACAGCCGCAATACGCGAACGCCTTTCTGCGCACTTCGCCCATGAGGTCGGGGTACAGAAATACCTACAGTGGCAGTTCTCGCAGCAGTGGCAGGAGCTGCGCCGCTATGCCAACGAGCGCGCCATTGCGATCATCGGCGATATTCCCATCTTTGTCGCCCACGACTCAGTCGATGTCTGGACCGACCGGGAGCTTTTCCTTCTCGACGACTCCGGCAGACCGACGGTGGTGGCAGGCGTCCCCCCCGACTACTTCAGCGCAACCGGCCAGCTCTGGGGCAACCCACTCTATGACTGGAATGCCCTGGAGCGGGATGGCTTTCGCTGGTGGATCGACCGCTTCAGATCGACGTTCGAACTGTTCGACATTGTCCGCATCGACCATTTCCGCGGCTTCGAAGCAGCATGGCAGATTCCGGCAGACGAACGGACGGCCATCTGCGGCGAGTGGGTCACCGGGCCCGGCGAGAGGCTGTTCGATACCCTGCGTGCTTCCCTGGGAGAGCTGCCGATCATTGCCGAGGACCTGGGAGTGATCACGCCGGAAGTGCTGACGCTACGTGACCGTTACCGCTTTCCCGGCATGAAGATCCTGCAGTTTGCCTTCGATTTCGAGCAGGATGACCGGGATCTGCCGCACAACCATGTCATAAACGGCGTCGTCTATACAGGCACCCACGACAACGACACCAGCAAAGGCTGGTATGAAGCACGATCGGATGCGGAACGACAGGAGATGTGTGCATACCTTGGGACCCGGGGCGACGACTGCGTCGGCGACCTGATCCGGGCAGCGCTCATGTCGGTTGCCAATACGGCGGTCATCCCGTTGCAGGATCTCCTGAAACTGGGCAGCGAAGCCCGCATGAATATCCCCGGCACCCCTTTCGGCAACTGGGAGTGGCGATTTACCTGGGAGATGCTCCCGAAAGACCTGGCAACTTCCGTACGCACCCAGCTGGTGCGCTACGGCAGAGCAGAACAAGGAGAAACTGCCCATGCGTCATGACGATCCGGTACTGGAAGACAATCCCTTTTGGTACAGGGATGCCATCATCTACCAGCTGCACATCAAGGCGTTCTCCGACTCGGATGCGGACGGCATGGGAGATTTCAACGGCCTGATCGGCAAGCTCGATTACCTGCAGAAGCTCGGCATCACGGCAATCTGGCTGCTCCCCTTCTACCCCTCTCCGCAGCGCGACGACGGCTATGACATCGCCGACTACTACAACGTGAACCCGAGCTACAACACCCTGCGCGAGTTCAAACAGCTGCTCCGCGCAGCCCATAGCCGCGGTATCCGGGTGATTACCGAACTGGTTCTCAATCACACGTCTGACCAGCACCCCTGGTTCCAGCGCGCCCGCCGAGCCAAGCCGGGTTCCGCGCATCGCGATTTCTATGTCTGGAGCGACACACCGGAAAAGTACCATGAGGCGCGCATCATCTTTCAGGATTTTGAGACCTCCAACTGGACCTGGGACCCGTTGGCCAAGGCCTATTACTGGCACCGCTTCTACTCCCATCAGCCCGACCTCAACTACGACAACCCGAAGGTGCAGGCCGAGATGCTGCGGGTGATAGATTTCTGGATGCGGCTCGGGGTCGATGGTGTCCGGCTCGATGCGGTCCCCTACCTGTTTGAACGGGAGGGGACCAACTGCGAAAACCTCCCAGAGACCCACGCCTTTCTCAAGAAACTGCGGGCACATCTGGACAGCTCCTTCAAAAACCGCATGCTGCTCTCGGAGGCCAACCAATGGCCGGAAGATGCCGCCGCCTATTTCGGTAACGGGGACGAAAGCAACATGGCATTCCATTTTCCGCTGATGCCGCGCATGTTCATGGCCATCGAAATGGAAGACCGCTTCCCGATTGTCGACATCCTCGACCAGACGCCGACCATCCCGGAAGGCTGCCAGTGGGCCATATTTCTCCGCAACCATGATGAGTTGACCCTGGAGATGGTAACCGACGAAGAGCGCGACTACATGTACCGGGTCTACGCATCCGACCCGCGGGCACGCATCAACCTCGGCATCCGCCGACGCCTGGCCCCGCTGATGCGCAACAACCGCCGCAAGATCGAACTGATGAATATCCTGCTCTTTTCCATGCCGGGAACCCCCATCATCTACTACGGTGATGAGATCGGCATGGGCGACAACTACTTCCTGGGGGACCGCAACGGTGTCCGAACCCCCATGCAGTGGAATCCGGACCGGAATGCGGGCTTCTCCCAAACCAGCCCCCAGAAACTGTTTCTGCCGGTCATCATTGAACCGGAATACCATTATGAATCGATCAACGTGGAGAACCAGGAGCGAAACACCTCGTCGCTGCTCTGGTGGATGCGCCGCACCATTGCCATGCGCAAGCGCTTCAAGGCATTCGGCTTCGGCAACCTTGAAATGCTCTCCTCCGACAATCCAAAGGTATTGACCTTCATTCGCAGCCACGAGGAAGAAAAACTACTGGTTGTCGTCAACCTGTCCCGCTTCTCGCAGACGGTTACCGTCGATCTTTCACGCTATGCCGGCATGACCCCGGAAGAGGTCTTCAGCCGCAATCGTTTCCCCATGATCCAGGAGACTCGTTACCACTTCACCACCGGGCCATACGATTATTTCTGGTTTGCTCTGCGCAGCAATGAAGCACGGATAGAACCGCCAGAGGGTGTGCAGAAGCTGAAACTGCGGGAGGGAGCCCCTTGGGTGAACGTCCTGAAAGGCAAGGCAGGGGAACGCCTCTGCAGCATGGTGATTCCCAATTATCTGCAGCGAGTCTTCTGGTATTTCGGCAAAGGCCGCACCATCAGCCAGGTCAGCGTGATCGAAAGCTTCCCGTTGAAACAACATGAACGGCTGTTTCTTCTCGCGTTCATTCAGGTCAACTACACCGACGGCGTACCGGAAATCTACCAGCTCCCCCTGACCTGGCTGCCGAGCGAGCGAGTTCAGTCGCTGATGGACAGCCACCCGCTGGGGACCATAGCCCCACTCGCGATAGGAGATGCCGAGGGGATTTTGTGCGATGCGATCTACCTGGAGGAATTCCGCGAACTGCTCTATGACCTTATAGGGAATCAAAGCAAAATACATGGTGCAAACGACTCACAACTGGTTGGACGGCGAGGCAGCTTTCTCACAAAAAACCAGCCGCCAAGGACGGAGCTGTTCCCCGGCAGAGTTACGGTTGTGGAACAGAACAACTCCAGCATACTGTTCGGCGATCATCTGTTGCTCAAGATGTACCGGAAACTGGATGAAGGAATCAATCCCGAACCGGAAGTTCTCCGTTTCCTGGGGAGCAAGACGCGCTTCCGCAATGTGCCATCCTATGCAGGATCGATACAATACCGCGCTCCCGGCGGCAGGACATACGACCTCGGCGTGTTGCAGACCTATATATCCTCCCATGGCGATGCCTGGCGGAACACCTTGACCAGCCTCACCCAGTTTACTGAGCACATTTTGTCCCATAAACACGATCTGCCGAAACTCCCGGACCGGCTTCCGACACTCCTGGAAGTTGTCGACAGTGGCATCCCGGATCAATATCGTGATCTCGTTCGCGGGCTCCATCTGGAGATGGCCCTGCTGCTCGGCCGGCGCACGGCGGAACTGCATCGGGCACTGGTATCGGCAACGACAGAGAACGAATGGAACATGGAGGAGTTTTCCTCTCTCTACCAGCGTTCGATTTTCCAGTCCATGCGAGGCCTGGTGCGAAGGAATTTCCAGGTTCTTGCGGCAAAACTTCAGCGACTGCCTGCAGATGTCCAGCAACGGGCCGGGCGTATACTGGCATCAGAACAAGAGATTGTTGCCTGTTTGCAAAAAATTACCGATCGTCGCCTCCCAGCCATGAAATGCAGGATCCACGGCGATCTCCATCTCGGTCAGGCGCTTTTCACCGGCAAGGATTTCATCTTCATCGATTTCGAGGGAGAACCTGCCCATTCTCTCGGCGAACGCAGGCTGAAACGCTCACCGCTACGGGATGTAGCAGGAATGATCCACTCCTTCCACTATGCCGCCATGACTGCCCTTCTTCAGCATGGTGCCGCTCACCCCGACGACATCCCCTTACTCGAACCCTGGATGGAAGCCTGGTACGTGTATGTCAGCGGTTCATACCTGAAGGCCTATCTGCACGCAATGAAGAATTCTCCCCTGGTACCGGCCAACAGGGAGGATATTTCGATCATGCTGCGCTGTTTCCTGTTCCATAAAATGGCCTACGAACTCGGATACGAATTGAATAACCGCCCTGACTCGGTCGATCTCACGTTGCGGGGGATAGAGATCCTGCTGCAGGAATGTCGCTGTTCATGATCGTGGGTAGGATAAGAGGAGATTCATGATAAAAAGTGCCCATTTCCAGTATCTGACAAAAAAAGCGAAGGATTTTCTGGCACTTAAAACAGAGATGGTCAATCATCAGGCAGTGGTGAAAGACGTTGTATCCAGTGTCGAGCGTTCCTGGATCTACTATCTCATGCTGATGATGGCAGGCCTGATTGCGTTGCTCGGGCTCCTTACCAACAGCGTGGCAGTGGTGATCGGCGCCATGCTGATCTCTCCGCTGATGGCTCCGATCATCTCTTCGGGTCTGGCCCTTACCATCGGTGACCTCCCCCTGGCCCGGCGCGCCTTCCGCACAATTGCCATCAGCGTTGCCCTGACCATCGCGGTCAGCGCCATTGTTACGGTTATATCTCCACTGAAGGAGCCTACCGCAGAAATCCTGGCACGGGTCAGACCCAATATCTACGATCTCTTTGTGGCGGTCTTTTCCGGGATCTCTGGTGCTGTGGCGCTCTGTACCAAACGAAACTACCTGATCACCGCCACCGGCGTAGCCGTAGCCACCGCGGTCATCCCCCCCCTGAGCGTTGCCGGGTACGGCCTCGGAACCGGACAGTTGATGCTGGCACTGGGAGGATTTCTGCTGTTTTTCACTAACTTCGTGGCAATCGTCATCACCTCCGACCTGGTCTTCTTCACCATGGGATTCCGCACCAGTCACGTAGATACCATTCAGTATTCCCAGCGCACCCGGTTACTGATCATTGCGGTGGTGCTCCTGCTGATCTCGATCCCTCTGGTCTACACCCTGGTGGTGGATCTGAAGCGATTGAATACGAAAAAACAGATCGAACGGGTGTTGAAGGCAGAACTCGACAAGGAACATGAATCACGTATGACCGGCTATGACTATCAGACTCTTGATTCCGGCTCTGTGGTCGCGGCCTCGGTCAATACTGTGCATTTCATAGATAAACAGACGGTAAAGAAGATCGAAGACGCGCTGCGGGCCAGGCTTGCCATTCCGGTTGAGCTGCAGCTGGAACAGGTGATAGTCGCCTCGGAAAGTCTGCCGGCAGCAACGGACATACGTGCGTTCAGGTCTGACAGCGCAACGGGAACACCACGCCTCGAAACGACCGCCGAAATATCCGGCAAGGTCGGGGGGATGGTGGCAAAGACAGAACATGAACTGGCAGTGGCATTAGCCCCATTCCCGGTTCTTGATACCAGGCTGGCCTTTGCCGGAAGAACGAAACCCCTTCTGGTTACAACTACGCTTCAGCGCGACTTTCCGGTAAGTGACGATGAAAGATTAATACTTACACGCCAGTTGGAGAAAGCTCTGGGAGTACCCATTGAACTTTCCGTTGCCATGACCCCGCTGTTGCCGACGCTCCATTTCACCAAGGACAGCTCACTAACGCCAGAAAGTGTTAAAGCTCTCAGTATCATCAAGCAGTTACCGGAAGGGCCATCAAGGTATCGGTTCTCCCTGGAGCCCTACACGCGTAAGAATATTCGAAACATCGCAACATTGCGAAATTACCTCAACAAAGAGCTTGCCGTCCCCGAAAGCTCTCTGGCACTGAATCAGCCGACTTCACATGCAGCCGCTTCTGCAGGGTTGTCGCTCAGGATTGTACGGCATGCGGATGTCAAATAAACAGCAGATAGATAGATGGACATACATTCAGCCCCTTGATTCCGCTGTAATTCAGCGGAGATGCTTTGTATTCCCCTCAATCGGAACAACCGTTTTTTCACATAGTACCACTGCCGGCATTACCTATCCGGCTGGACATTAGAAACAACCTCTGCAGCAGGTTGTTTCTAATGTCCAGACAAGTACGAAATCAAGTCTTGACGAGATGTACCTTCATCATTATGATTAGCAACACATATAATTAGCAAGGCTAATTAATTTATCATTGTAATTCCTGGAGATACCATGGGCACCGAACGAGAATCTATTCCCCATATAATCGATAATTTAAGGCGCGTTTTTCAGGCGATTACCGAGTATTCGAAAACAGCAGAACGTTCAACCGGCTTGACCGGACCGCAACTCTGGGCTTTGAAAATCCTGGCCACTGCCTCTCCCATGAAGGTTTCCGATCTTGCTCGCCAGATGTACCTGCGTCCTTCAACAGTTGTTGGAATCCTTGATCGGCTTGAAGGAAAACAACTGGTCACACGGACCCGTTCGATGACGGATCGCAGGGCTGTGGACCTGTATCTTACCGAGAAAGGGCACGAGTTGGCGACAGAAGCACCCGAAGTTGCCCAAATCATGCTGGTGAAAGGGCTAACCGCGTTAACCGAAGAAGAGTTCTGTACTGTTGAAGAAGGAATGAAGCAGATGGTGAAAATGCTCGGAGCTGAGGATATTATCCCGCAACCGCTTCACAGTTGATTCAAGGCACTCGCGGGCGTGCCACGACCGGCAGGTGCAGAAATGACGCATTTAAAGAGGTGTACCGAACCATGAAACCTTTCCGCTCACTTCGACTTTCTCTGCGATTCATCGTGCCACTTGTCATTGCGTTGACCCTGTTGGCCTATGCCGTCGTTCCCCTGGTTGACCAGCTCACCCTGCGCTGGTTCATCCGTGATATGGATATCCGGTCCCAACTTATCGGCAACACCCTGCACGACCCGCTGGTCGAACAGCTCCGCATGGGAAACAGGAAACGAATCAATGACCTGCTGCTGCGGGCAACACAGGACGAACGACTGCTGGCTCTCGGCTATTGCGATGGCACCGGAACGATCCTCTATCACACTCCCTCCTTTCCTAAATCGCTCGGCTGTACCACGGAGACGGCAGTCAATGCACTGCACAAGCTCCCCCAAGGGGCCGTTCACGTGGCTACCTACCCCCTTGCGCCGGAGGGGGGACAAAACGGTACCTTAATCCTCGTCCACGACATGAGCTTTGTCGAGCGCCGTAGCGCCGATACCCGCAAATATGTTATCCTTTTCTTTGCCTTTCTCAGCATCGTGGTCTCCTTTATTACCGTATTCGTCGCCCATCTGAGCTGGCGTGGCTGGATGGAGGGCGTGCAGGCGATGTTGCGCGGCGAAGGGATTCTGAAGCCATTTTCACAGCCAGCTGTTGCATCGGAATTGCAGCCCCTGGTTGGCGATTTGAAGGCACTCCTCAGGTCGCTCGACACCGAACGGCGCTTCGCCGACGACGTCACCATCACCTGGAGCCCCGACTCTCTCCGCACCCTGCTTCACAAGCAGCTAGCCGGGGAACGGATCATCGTCGTTTCCAATCGGGAACCGTACATCCATAGCAGAAAAGAGGAGCGGGTCGAGGTTCATCGCCCGGCGAGCGGCCTGGTGACAGCTGTCGAACCGGTTATGCGGGCCTGCTCCGGCACCTGGATCTCTCACGGCAGCGGCAGCGCCGATCGGGAAACCGTGGACAGGCATGACCGAATCCAGGTCCCTCCGGAGCATCCCGAATACACGTTGCGACGTATCTGGCTCACCAAGGAAGAAGAGAACGGCTATTACTACGGTTTTGCCAACGAAGGTCTGTGGCCCCTTTGCCATATCGCCCATGTCCGTCCCATCTTTCGCTCCAGCGACTGGCAGCAGTACGTTGCCATCAACCAGCGATTTGCCGACGCGGTCGTCAAGGAAGCGGACAACGACGACCCGGTCGTCCTGGTCCAGGATTACCACTTCGCCCTGTTGCCGGAGATGATCCGCAAAGCCCTTCCCAAGGCAACCATCATCA of Geobacter sp. contains these proteins:
- a CDS encoding MarR family transcriptional regulator encodes the protein MGTERESIPHIIDNLRRVFQAITEYSKTAERSTGLTGPQLWALKILATASPMKVSDLARQMYLRPSTVVGILDRLEGKQLVTRTRSMTDRRAVDLYLTEKGHELATEAPEVAQIMLVKGLTALTEEEFCTVEEGMKQMVKMLGAEDIIPQPLHS
- the malQ gene encoding 4-alpha-glucanotransferase, whose protein sequence is MLNKRGAGILLHPTSLPGPGGIGSLGADARRFIDLLHTMGMTYWQVLPLGPPACGNSPYSALTAFGGNPLLLDIEQIVVAGDLAAADSDPADLPAGRVDFGMVTTRKMERLHRAGSTFLAHKGSPRADAFHTFCETTPWLHDCALFLALKRHYNGIHWEQWPREIACPTAAIRERLSAHFAHEVGVQKYLQWQFSQQWQELRRYANERAIAIIGDIPIFVAHDSVDVWTDRELFLLDDSGRPTVVAGVPPDYFSATGQLWGNPLYDWNALERDGFRWWIDRFRSTFELFDIVRIDHFRGFEAAWQIPADERTAICGEWVTGPGERLFDTLRASLGELPIIAEDLGVITPEVLTLRDRYRFPGMKILQFAFDFEQDDRDLPHNHVINGVVYTGTHDNDTSKGWYEARSDAERQEMCAYLGTRGDDCVGDLIRAALMSVANTAVIPLQDLLKLGSEARMNIPGTPFGNWEWRFTWEMLPKDLATSVRTQLVRYGRAEQGETAHAS
- the treS gene encoding maltose alpha-D-glucosyltransferase: MRHDDPVLEDNPFWYRDAIIYQLHIKAFSDSDADGMGDFNGLIGKLDYLQKLGITAIWLLPFYPSPQRDDGYDIADYYNVNPSYNTLREFKQLLRAAHSRGIRVITELVLNHTSDQHPWFQRARRAKPGSAHRDFYVWSDTPEKYHEARIIFQDFETSNWTWDPLAKAYYWHRFYSHQPDLNYDNPKVQAEMLRVIDFWMRLGVDGVRLDAVPYLFEREGTNCENLPETHAFLKKLRAHLDSSFKNRMLLSEANQWPEDAAAYFGNGDESNMAFHFPLMPRMFMAIEMEDRFPIVDILDQTPTIPEGCQWAIFLRNHDELTLEMVTDEERDYMYRVYASDPRARINLGIRRRLAPLMRNNRRKIELMNILLFSMPGTPIIYYGDEIGMGDNYFLGDRNGVRTPMQWNPDRNAGFSQTSPQKLFLPVIIEPEYHYESINVENQERNTSSLLWWMRRTIAMRKRFKAFGFGNLEMLSSDNPKVLTFIRSHEEEKLLVVVNLSRFSQTVTVDLSRYAGMTPEEVFSRNRFPMIQETRYHFTTGPYDYFWFALRSNEARIEPPEGVQKLKLREGAPWVNVLKGKAGERLCSMVIPNYLQRVFWYFGKGRTISQVSVIESFPLKQHERLFLLAFIQVNYTDGVPEIYQLPLTWLPSERVQSLMDSHPLGTIAPLAIGDAEGILCDAIYLEEFRELLYDLIGNQSKIHGANDSQLVGRRGSFLTKNQPPRTELFPGRVTVVEQNNSSILFGDHLLLKMYRKLDEGINPEPEVLRFLGSKTRFRNVPSYAGSIQYRAPGGRTYDLGVLQTYISSHGDAWRNTLTSLTQFTEHILSHKHDLPKLPDRLPTLLEVVDSGIPDQYRDLVRGLHLEMALLLGRRTAELHRALVSATTENEWNMEEFSSLYQRSIFQSMRGLVRRNFQVLAAKLQRLPADVQQRAGRILASEQEIVACLQKITDRRLPAMKCRIHGDLHLGQALFTGKDFIFIDFEGEPAHSLGERRLKRSPLRDVAGMIHSFHYAAMTALLQHGAAHPDDIPLLEPWMEAWYVYVSGSYLKAYLHAMKNSPLVPANREDISIMLRCFLFHKMAYELGYELNNRPDSVDLTLRGIEILLQECRCS
- a CDS encoding trehalose-6-phosphate synthase codes for the protein MKPFRSLRLSLRFIVPLVIALTLLAYAVVPLVDQLTLRWFIRDMDIRSQLIGNTLHDPLVEQLRMGNRKRINDLLLRATQDERLLALGYCDGTGTILYHTPSFPKSLGCTTETAVNALHKLPQGAVHVATYPLAPEGGQNGTLILVHDMSFVERRSADTRKYVILFFAFLSIVVSFITVFVAHLSWRGWMEGVQAMLRGEGILKPFSQPAVASELQPLVGDLKALLRSLDTERRFADDVTITWSPDSLRTLLHKQLAGERIIVVSNREPYIHSRKEERVEVHRPASGLVTAVEPVMRACSGTWISHGSGSADRETVDRHDRIQVPPEHPEYTLRRIWLTKEEENGYYYGFANEGLWPLCHIAHVRPIFRSSDWQQYVAINQRFADAVVKEADNDDPVVLVQDYHFALLPEMIRKALPKATIITFWHIPWPNPESFGICPWREQLLRGMLGSTILGFHTPFHCKNFLETVDRYLETRIEHESSTISRRGKLTMVESYPISIQWPPPWQDSQPSVEQCRAEVRHALGLPLDHKIGIGVDRQDYTKGILERFRAVEKLLEMHEEMIGRFTFIQIAAPTRSALDDYQAFESQVRNLATRINQRFSKENWQPICLKVEHHSPEVVNHYYRAADVCMVTSLHDGMNLVAKEYVASRDDEQGVLVLSQFTGAAHELHEALIVNPYHIEQTAEALDRALSMPDFEQRERMRSMRAMVRDFNVYRWAGRMLLDAARVRQREKLASRIGKDT
- a CDS encoding TIGR00341 family protein, yielding MKSAHFQYLTKKAKDFLALKTEMVNHQAVVKDVVSSVERSWIYYLMLMMAGLIALLGLLTNSVAVVIGAMLISPLMAPIISSGLALTIGDLPLARRAFRTIAISVALTIAVSAIVTVISPLKEPTAEILARVRPNIYDLFVAVFSGISGAVALCTKRNYLITATGVAVATAVIPPLSVAGYGLGTGQLMLALGGFLLFFTNFVAIVITSDLVFFTMGFRTSHVDTIQYSQRTRLLIIAVVLLLISIPLVYTLVVDLKRLNTKKQIERVLKAELDKEHESRMTGYDYQTLDSGSVVAASVNTVHFIDKQTVKKIEDALRARLAIPVELQLEQVIVASESLPAATDIRAFRSDSATGTPRLETTAEISGKVGGMVAKTEHELAVALAPFPVLDTRLAFAGRTKPLLVTTTLQRDFPVSDDERLILTRQLEKALGVPIELSVAMTPLLPTLHFTKDSSLTPESVKALSIIKQLPEGPSRYRFSLEPYTRKNIRNIATLRNYLNKELAVPESSLALNQPTSHAAASAGLSLRIVRHADVK